In a genomic window of Telopea speciosissima isolate NSW1024214 ecotype Mountain lineage chromosome 5, Tspe_v1, whole genome shotgun sequence:
- the LOC122660800 gene encoding serine hydroxymethyltransferase, mitochondrial-like — translation MAMAMALRRLSSSVRKPIPLPFREGSLYYMSSLPNEAVYEKERSRVTWTKQLNTPLEIVDPEIANIIELEKARQWKGLELIPSENFTSVSVMEAVGSIMTNKYSEGYPGARYYGGNEYIDMAESLCQKRALEAFRLDPAKWGVNVQPLSGSPANFQVYTALLKPHERIMALDLPHGGHLSHGYQTDTKKISAVSIFFETMPYRLNESTGYIDYDQMEKSAALFRPKLMVAGASAYARLYDYAWMRKVCNKQKAILLADMAHISGLVAAGVIPSPFEYADIVTTTTHKSLRGPRGAMIFFRKGVKEINKQGQEVMYDYEDKINQAVFPGLQGGPHNHTITGLAVALKQATTPEYKSYQEQVLSNCSRFAESLIEKGFDLVSGGTENHLVLVNLKNKGIDGSRVEKVLELVHIAANKNTVPGDVSAMVPGGIRMGTPALTSRGFVEEDFAKVAEYFDSAVKLALKIKSETKGTKVKDFMATIQTRDDIQSEISKLRHEVEEYAKQFPTIGFEKETMKYKN, via the exons ATGGCAATGGCGATGGCACTCCGCAGGCTCTCGTCTTCCGTGAGGAAACCGATTCCGCTTCCCTTTCGTGAAGGATCCCTCTACTACATG TCTTCTTTGCCGAATGAAGCTGTTTATGAGAAGGAGAGATCTCGTGTTACG TGGACGAAGCAGTTGAATACTCCGCTGGAGATTGTCGATCCAGAGATTGCCAATATTATCGAGCTTGAGAAAGCAAGGCAATGGAAG GGACTTGAACTCATACCTTCGGAGAATTTCACTTCTGTCTCCGTGATGGAAGCAGTTGGGTCCATCATGACCAATAAATACAGTGAAGGATATCCCGGTGCCAGATATTATGGAGGAAACGA GTACATTGACATGGCCGAGTCCTTGTGTCAGAAGCGTGCCTTGGAAGCTTTCAGGTTGGATCCTGCAAAATGGGGAG TGAATGTTCAACCATTGTCGGGCTCACCTGCTAATTTTCAAGTTTACACTGCACTTTTGAAGCCTCACGAGAGAATCATGGCGCTTGATCTTCCTCATGGTGGGCATCTGTCCCATGGCTATCAG ACTGATACCAAGAAGATATCTGctgtttctatattttttgAGACAATGCCATATAGATTGAATGAAAGCACGGGGTACATTGACTACGACCAG ATGGAGAAGAGCGCTGCTCTCTTCAGGCCCAAATTAATGGTTGCTGGTGCTAGTGCTTATGCACGCCTTTACGACTATGCATGGATGCGCAAG GTCTGTAATAAGCAGAAAGCTATTCTGTTAGCAGATATGGCACATATTAGTGGATTAGTTGCAGCTGGTGTCATTCCATCACCTTTTGAATATGCAGACATAGTGACAACTACAACACACAAATCACTACGTGGGCCACGTGGAGCCATGATCTTCTTTAGGAAGGGAGTGAAAGAGATCAACAAACAAGGCCAAGAG GTCATGTATGATTATGAAGACAAGATCAATCAGGCTGTCTTTCCAGGGCTTCAAGGTGGTCCACACAATCATACAATTACAGGGTTAGCAGTTGCATTGAAACAG GCAACAACTCCAGAGTACAAATCCTACCAAGAGCAGGTTCTCAGTAATTGCTCAAGATTCGCCGAG AGTTTAATAGAGAAGGGCTTTGATCTTGTCTCTGGTGGAACTGAAAACCATTTGGTCTTGGTGAATCTTAAAAACAAg GGTATTGATGGTTCCAGAGTTGAAAAGGTTTTGGAATTGGTTCACAttgcagccaacaagaataccGTTCCTGGGGATGTGTCTGCCATGGTCCCTGGTGGAATTCGGATGG GAACCCCAGCCCTTACATCAAGAGGATTTGTTGAAGAGGATTTTGCCAAAGTAGCTGAGTATTTTGACAGTGCTGTGAAGTTGGCATTGAAGATCAAGTCTGAAACCAAAG GGACTAAGGTGAAGGACTTCATGGCTACAATCCAGACCCGTGATGATATCCAATCTGAAATTTCAAAGCTCCGTCATGAGGTTGAAGAATATGCAAAACAGTTTCCCACAATTGGGTTTGAGAAAGAAACAATGAAGTACAAAAACTGA
- the LOC122660822 gene encoding zinc transport protein ZntB-like, whose protein sequence is MELEEEEPILEGEAVEMDKENSKETPMKEIRTRFPGVVRKKAYAFDGFGSYFTKEWDLSEGKGKEFCWYHVELPKGNQKLALSAQYLIDVLCPPLKLQDILSLVTNGPFCGHVNGALVFRVNSPGTASSDFTLRIAARITENSLITVSLGRVPRLGFSPMGHSLLSEIPSVESSSLARAEKEGDAIVIREHVLEFLLTMNHSEEADNPVPRTLSNLVIHVLDTHVDHVQDIVTKLEIELDAVEFELDKGAFALKMQMLDERRFPKMHLNLQRLLQVIAYGEQVFPRVREKCSTKSWFAGEDIVALEELIGRLRRLKENVGFISNRVTALQAGLDSWQSEQINKKLYYLSFLSLIFLPLSIITGVFGMNVGGIPWSGQDDPAIKDGFRNVMFLSVGVLLLLLLCFTFPSIYAHMRNQRVLRRCWSLNRSFLKRTLRVGSQERGGYTRM, encoded by the exons ATGGAACTTGAGGAAGAAGAGCCGATTTTGGAAGGTGAGGCAGTGGAAATGGACAAAGAGAACTCTAAGGAAACTCCCATGAAGGAAATTCGTACCCGTTTTCCTGGCGTTGTGAGAAAGAAAGCTTATGCATTTGATGGTTTCGGGAGTTACTTTACTAAGGAATGGGATCTCTCtgaaggaaaagggaaagaatTTTGTTGGTATCATGTGGAACTTCCAAAGGGAAACCAGAAACTAGCATTGTCTGCACAATACCTTATTGATGTCCTTTGCCCTCCTTTGAAACTTCAAGACATCCTCTCACTTGTCACTAATGGACCTTTTTGTGGGCATGTTAATGGAGCACTTGTTTTTAGGGTGAACTCACCTGGAACTGCTTCAAGCGATTTTACTCTTAGAATTGCTGCAAGAATAACTGAGAACTCGTTGATTACTGTGTCTTTGGGTCGTGTTCCTAGATTGGGATTCTCCCCAATGGGTCATTCTCTTCTTTCAGAGATTCCTAGTGTGGAGAGTTCCAGTTTGGCTAGAgcagagaaggaaggagatgcGATTGTAATCAGGGAACACGTTCTTGAGTTTTTATTAACGATGAATCATTCTGAGGAGGCTGATAATCCAGTTCCACGCACTCTTTCAAATCTCGTTATTCATGTACTAGACACACATGTAGATCATGTTCAAGACATAGTAACCAAGCTTGAGATCGAGTTGGACGCAGTGGAGTTCGAATTGGATAAAG GTGCTTTTGCCTTAAAAATGCAGATGCTGGATGAGAGAAGATTTCCAAAAATGCATCTAAATTTGCAACGTCTTTTGCAG GTGATAGCATATGGAGAACAAGTGTTCCCACGTGTCAGAGAAAAATGTTCCACAAAAAGTTGGTTTGCTGGCGAAGACATTGTCGCTCTTGAAGAGCTGATTGGACGTCTTAGGAGGCTAAAAGAGAATGTTGGTTTTATTTCGAATCGTGTAACAGCATTACAAGCTGGTCTTGACAGTTGGCAGTCGGAGCAAATTAATAAGAAGCTTTACTACCTCTCCTTCCTTTCATTGATATTCCTTCCTTTGTCTATCATCACTGGAG TATTTGGGATGAATGTGGGAGGCATTCCTTGGTCAGGGCAAGATGACCCCGCCATAAAAGATGGATTCCGCAATGTCATGTTTCTCTCTGTTGGTGTGCTGCTGCTTTTACTGCTTTGCTTCACTTTCCCCTCTATATATGCCCATATGAGGAATCAGAGAGTATTAAGGAGGTGCTGGTCTCTTAACAGGTCTTTCTTAAAGAGAACACTCAGAGTTGGATCTCAGGAAAGAGGGGGTTACACCCGCATGTGA